The sequence below is a genomic window from Halalkalicoccus jeotgali B3.
TATGTATGTAATACATGCTTTGATAGAGAATGAAGAGAATCCTTTTAGATAAGTACAATTCTTCTATACTAGATTATAATATACTATTCCGTCATCGACGAACTGTGGGTAGCATACCCACCACATATCACTCCCGTATTGCTTCTATTTTCTGGGGGAAAAGTTCAAGTCGGTTACTATCGCTGGTGATGTTACAGCGAGACAATCACATGGAGATTCGTACGATAGACGTTCACCGACTCGAAGTGCCGATGAAAGGCTCATACCGTGCATCTGTTCACGACTTTTCAGTTATGGATTCGGTATTAGTTGTACTGAACACCGCTGATGGCGAGCGAGGAATTGGGACAGTTGATCCATCGCCAGGATACTCGAGGCAAACACCATCCAGTATTGAAAATGTACTCATCAACTATTTACTGCCAGCCCTTATCGAAGTAGAACCAGAATCACCCAATAAACTGACCGAGCTACTACGTTCGTTCGAAGGGAACGCGAACGCGAAATGTGGGATAGAAATGGCGTATCTTGATCTATACTGTCGGCAACGGGGACAGACACTAGCTGAGCTATTTGGTGGAGCACTTAGACAAAGAGAGAGCCTCAATGCATGGATCGGTATTGATGATCCTGAGAAAATGGGTGAAGAAGCAAAGCAATGGAGAAACAAAGGATATGAATCAGCAAAATTGAAACTGAGCGGTGATCTCGAAATAGACTCTGCTCGTATCGAAACAGTATGTGAAATGGTGAACCCGCAGAGAAAAGGAATGGAAGTTCGTGCTGATGCAAACGGGGCATATTCAGTACCAGATGCAATCAGCCTTGCACGCTCTGTAGAGCACCTTCCACTTGCCCATTTAGAGCAACCAGTCCCCTTCAACGATTTAGAAGGATTAGCTCGGGTCAGCGAATCAACGTCAGTACCGGTGATGGCGGACGAGTGTTTACTAAGTATTCAACACCTCTCGTCTGTGATCAGTCTAAAAGCTGCAGACAGAGTGAAGCTGAAGCCAATGCGGCTAGGGAGTCTTCTATCTACGAGGACTGGAATTGAGATCGCGGCAGCGAGTGGTCGATCTACGGTAGTGGGACATGGTTTCGGCCTATCACCAGCAACTAGTGCTGAGATTCAGCTAACTGCGTCCACAAAAGGGGTACATCGCCCGGTTGAAAGTGTAGGCCCCATCAAGATGCGAGACGAACCATTTGAACCAACAATTACAGATTCTAATGGATCTGTAGAACTACCAACTGGAGCAGGGCTCGGCATTGATCTCGTCGACAGCAAACTGCACTCATTCGCCACAAATTCCACAACGATCAGCTGATGATCGGCTGAAACAGTAAACTTAATACATATCATGTAATAGGTACTCATGGTATGTCGCAACAAGCCCAGAAGCAAGAGTCAATACAAGATACAACTATCGTCGATACAGACGTTCACTTATCAGTACCAGCGAAAGAAGTGGCGAAGTATACTGACGAACCATATCGGAGTCATATGGCGAATACAGGTTATGCACCACTACCCTCAAGCGGCTGGGATCGGAATCTTGCGGGGAAGATCGAGCATTATACCGTGCAATCTCCAGAAGACGTCCAACAAAGACTCTGTGAAGAATTCCAAATAGATCATCCAATTCTCAATGCGACTTCAAAACTTCCTCGTCTCCCCCAATCAGACTTGGCAGTAAATTTGATGTCTGCCTACAACGACCTGCTTATAGATCAGTATCTCGATGAGTATGACCACTTCTATGGACTGGCATCGCTAGCGACTCAAAAACCCGATAAAGCAGCAGAAGAGCTTGACCGTCTCGGTGATGAGGATCAGATTGTCGGCGCATATATTGCTACCACCGGTCCAAATCCACCACTTGGAGACCCAGAGTACGATATACTATACCAAGCAGCTCAGGACAACGATATCCATATCGCGTATCATGGTAGTGGCGGAGCATTTATGTTCGAATTTCCTCGACAGAACCAGTCGTTTGAGAAGTTCATTGAGGTCCATACCATGGCTCATACGTGGAGTCAGATGATGACTTTGTCAAGTCTCCTCGTACATGGCGTTCCTGAGAAGTTCCCCGATCTCAATTTCACTTTCCTTGAAGCAGGCATTGGATGGATTCCGATGATGATGTTCCGGCTTAATAAGGAATACTCCATTCGTCGCAGCGAGGCGCCTCTCCTCGAGAAGAGTCCTGAGGAATATATTCGTGAATTCTACTTCGCCAGCCAACCTATCGGTGAAGCGAACGACCCGAAGCACATGAAACAACTGATAGATATAGTTGGCGTGGACTCGCTTACATTCGCATCTGACTACCCACACTGGGATTTTGATCATCCAGATGCGCTTGAGCAATATCTTTCAACGTTCAATGAAGAAGGTCGCCAGAAGATAATGTACAAAAACGCCGCCGATGCGTTTGCGCTTGATCTATGACCGACCATATTGTAGCACCTGCAGACGAGCTTGAAGAAGGAGGCCGAATCATCACCGAGTTGAATGGGAGAGAGATCTGTGTATTCAATATCGACGGAGAGTACTATGCATACAACAATTGGTGTGCGCATCAAGCAGGACCGATCTGTGAGGGAAACATAACAGGAACTACCGAGGCTTCCTTTGATCCCGAGTCTCTAGAAGTCTCATTAGACTACTGCCGCGAGGGGGAGATCCTGAATTGTCCTTGGCATGGATGGGAATATGAAGTTAAATCTGGCAAGTGTTTATCCAGACAGAAGGTTCAGCTCCCCAGTTACGCAGTTCGAGTTGAGGGAGAGGATATCATCGTAACGCTATAGCGCGAGTTAGCCTTGGAATGAAGTTGATATCAGCTGGCAGAATTCCGAGGACGTCATTTCATAAACAGTATTTCCTTTCTCATTGCGATATCGACCGATTCGCCCTACAGTTGATCCATCGACTCTGACTTCCCAATCATCACCGTATCGAGTATCGATACCTATTAGCGAAATAGTACAGCCATGTTCTTGCTCGAGGCGAGTAATGACGGTGTGTGTATAACGCCCATCTACGAATTTGGGAGCGTCGTACTCAGGTAGATTAAGTTCATCTCGTATCTTTTGATTGGTTATCCACCAATCCGGATAGGTGTCGTTAGCCATGATAGCAGGAATGTCTATTGGGAGTTACTTAGGTGTTTGAGAAATGCAACCAGTAAACCTCCAAGCGTCAGGCTCACTATGAGGGCCGAAAATGATACAGCGAAATTTGAGATATCTGCGAGATAGCCTACAAGTGCAGGGGAAAGTGCTCCAATGAGAGTCATAACCGTTCGGACGATCCCCAGAACACCTCCCCCGAGAGAGGTGGGTATCAAATCCATTAGATAGGAATCGCGAACGGGTCTAAAACCGTGAAGACCGATTCCCATTGTAAGCGTCAATACTAACAGCGGAATGGTCGTCTCAAGGATGATTATGAGTATGAGACTAACTGTCATAACTAGAAACAGGAGAATTGAGATAGGAAGGCGACCGATCCTGTCACTTAGATTTCCTGTTATCAACTGGCTGAGACTCGCTACGAACAACAGTGAGTATGCGGTACTCGCTATTGCTGGTGAAAATCCTTTCTGATTAGTGAAAAAGAGAGGTAGGAAAGAAGCGATACCATTCCAGCTAAAGGTGAAAAGAGTCATTACAACCAGAAAAACAGCCAATTTCGTATCAGAGAAGATCGAGAGATACAGAGATAAGCTGTGATCAGCACTATCTTCCGCTACTGCAGTATGGTTCGGAGGAAGAGAAGATGGTGGAATGTTTCGAACGAACAGAACTGCTAGGAGGATACCGGCAATAGAGATAAGTGGGAATACCAAGCTCCAATGAAATGAGCTTGCTAATAATCCAACAACAATAACAGGAGCCACAATACCCCCAAATTGGCCGATTGTATCCAGGATACCGAGTGCAGATCCAGTTCGCTGGGGATATTGTTTCGAGAGAAACGGTATTGCAACGGTCTTGTGAATGCCAGTACCAATACCAATTAGAACAGCCGCAGCGGTAAAGAGGGTAAATGAAGGTGCAAAGAAAATCACAATCGAAGCTGCAGCAAAGATGCCAACCCCGCTTATGATTATGGCAGGTTCTCCAAATCGATCTCCCAATATCCCCGCCGGTAGCTGTGCAGCAGAATATCCTAACATAAGAAGAGTGAACAACAGCCCAGTCTGGGTATTAGAGACGCTATATGTTGTCTGGAGCGTTTCAAAAAGAGGAGGAAACACATATCGTGAAAACTGCACCATAAACCAGATAAGAGAGACAAGAATTATTAGTCGGTACTCAAGCAGTCGGAGTAGCGCTGCTGAAAGTCGCTGGCTTCTGACCACGATGTCCTATACATAACCTACATAAGAGACTGTTTCACTCTTTGGTTGTAGGCAGTATGCGTGAAAGATTGAACAGACAGAATACAGAAGATAGTATTAAAAAGGTAGGCGGAGAGCAATACTCATGGACTTACAGTTAGAAGACAAGACGGCGTTCGTGTCTGCTTCAAGCAAAGGCCTCGGAAAAGCAAGCGCTAAACGATTAGCAAAAGAAGGAGCAAACGTCGTTATCTCCTCTCGGAAGCAGGAGAATGTATCACAGACGCGGAAAGAGATCATTTCGGAGGCAGGAGTCAAAGACTCCCAGATATATGCAACAATTTGTGATCTGAATGATAGTGTTTCGATTGAATCCGCTATTGAAGCAACGACCGAGGAGTTTGGAGGATTGGATATTCTCGTAAATAATCATGGAGGCCCTCCAGCGGTAACGTTTGAGGCAGCAACTGAAGAACAATGGGATGATGCGTATGTGAGTGTGATCAAAGCAAATATTCGTCTTGCTCAGGCCGGGCTGCCTTATCTTCAACAGGGGGATGGTGGGTCACTAATCACGGTGACAAGTGCATCTGCTCGTGAACCAGGAAGCAATCATGCAATTTCCAATGTATTTCGTTTAGGCCTATATGGCTTGACAAAATCTATTGCTCATGAGTATTCGCCATCTGTTCGTGCAAACTGCATCACACCACGGTTTGTGATGACAGATCGAATAAAGTATAAGATTGAACGACGGGCAGAACATCGAGACATCTCTATAGAGGAAGCTACAGAATCTAGAGAGCAGGAAGTTCTATTGAAACGAGCTGGGAGACCAGACGAGTTTGCAGATGCAGTTGCGTTCTTGGCATCACCACGGGCTAGTTACACTACTGGAAGCGTTTTTGATGTGGATGGGGGATGGTCTCGAAGTGTACTTTGAATTGTATTTGAATCATCATGACGTTTGAGTAGTTGTAAAGTGAGAATTGGCCATGATAGTGGCAGCCGCGATTGACGGGAGTAGAAGCTCTGGGCATCTTGTATCAGAGGCAGCAGAATTAGCAGATGCTCTGGGTAGAGAATTGCATGTTATTCATGTGATGGAGCAAGCAGATATGAAACAAGGAACTGGAGATGTAGAAGGTCCAGATGCTCGTTCAATTAAACAACAGGCGAAGGACATAGCTGCAGATACGAGTTCAGCAACTAGCGCTGATTTTACACCAATTGGTCTAATAGGACAACCAGTAAGGGAAGTAATAGAATATACAAAAGTCACGATATAGATTACCTATTATTGGGGAAAAGATCAATCACCCGTAGGAAAGGCTATGTTTGGTAGCACGGTACAGCAAATTCTTCTCAATGCAGACTGTACGGTTGTAGTTGTAACTGATGTAAGTACTTCGAATAAGAAATAAGCTTGTCCTCCCTATGGGAGAATTGCGGCTGAGAGTCCTAGAGTCGTGTCTTTTTGTAGAAATCGAGATTGGCATCTATCTGCTCTCGTTTGTGATTACACTAACTCTGTGTTGTGCAATATATCATTTTCATTGAGAGCCAACGTTGCACACCGTAGACTCTTTTTACGAGTGACTACCCCTTTCGGTTCTAGACAACGGATACGCTTCACTCCATCGGTCGACATCATGTGTCGCTCGATACTAGTGATCGTACGCTTTCTCGACAGTCCGGAGATCGAGCCCACCTGGGTTCCGTTCCGGAGTGTAGTACGGAGTCGTGGGTAGTCAGAACGTCGTAGTGCTCGGTCCTCACCGAGGAGGGCTGCAACCATGTATCGATCACCGACTACGTAGGTCGTCGGATTGTGAAACGCGAGAACGACTGTGGCGGCCGCAGGCCCGATCTCAGGGATTGACGTGAGGGTTTCCATCTGGAGCTTTGGATCGCCGACGAGGAAGGCTGCTTCACGTATTCGCTGGACGAATGCTGCAGGAACCTTGGACATCCACTTGATGTATCGATCACGCTGTCCACATT
It includes:
- a CDS encoding mandelate racemase/muconate lactonizing enzyme family protein, whose protein sequence is MEIRTIDVHRLEVPMKGSYRASVHDFSVMDSVLVVLNTADGERGIGTVDPSPGYSRQTPSSIENVLINYLLPALIEVEPESPNKLTELLRSFEGNANAKCGIEMAYLDLYCRQRGQTLAELFGGALRQRESLNAWIGIDDPEKMGEEAKQWRNKGYESAKLKLSGDLEIDSARIETVCEMVNPQRKGMEVRADANGAYSVPDAISLARSVEHLPLAHLEQPVPFNDLEGLARVSESTSVPVMADECLLSIQHLSSVISLKAADRVKLKPMRLGSLLSTRTGIEIAAASGRSTVVGHGFGLSPATSAEIQLTASTKGVHRPVESVGPIKMRDEPFEPTITDSNGSVELPTGAGLGIDLVDSKLHSFATNSTTIS
- a CDS encoding amidohydrolase family protein, which gives rise to MSQQAQKQESIQDTTIVDTDVHLSVPAKEVAKYTDEPYRSHMANTGYAPLPSSGWDRNLAGKIEHYTVQSPEDVQQRLCEEFQIDHPILNATSKLPRLPQSDLAVNLMSAYNDLLIDQYLDEYDHFYGLASLATQKPDKAAEELDRLGDEDQIVGAYIATTGPNPPLGDPEYDILYQAAQDNDIHIAYHGSGGAFMFEFPRQNQSFEKFIEVHTMAHTWSQMMTLSSLLVHGVPEKFPDLNFTFLEAGIGWIPMMMFRLNKEYSIRRSEAPLLEKSPEEYIREFYFASQPIGEANDPKHMKQLIDIVGVDSLTFASDYPHWDFDHPDALEQYLSTFNEEGRQKIMYKNAADAFALDL
- a CDS encoding Rieske (2Fe-2S) protein, encoding MTDHIVAPADELEEGGRIITELNGREICVFNIDGEYYAYNNWCAHQAGPICEGNITGTTEASFDPESLEVSLDYCREGEILNCPWHGWEYEVKSGKCLSRQKVQLPSYAVRVEGEDIIVTL
- a CDS encoding MFS transporter — translated: MVRSQRLSAALLRLLEYRLIILVSLIWFMVQFSRYVFPPLFETLQTTYSVSNTQTGLLFTLLMLGYSAAQLPAGILGDRFGEPAIIISGVGIFAAASIVIFFAPSFTLFTAAAVLIGIGTGIHKTVAIPFLSKQYPQRTGSALGILDTIGQFGGIVAPVIVVGLLASSFHWSLVFPLISIAGILLAVLFVRNIPPSSLPPNHTAVAEDSADHSLSLYLSIFSDTKLAVFLVVMTLFTFSWNGIASFLPLFFTNQKGFSPAIASTAYSLLFVASLSQLITGNLSDRIGRLPISILLFLVMTVSLILIIILETTIPLLVLTLTMGIGLHGFRPVRDSYLMDLIPTSLGGGVLGIVRTVMTLIGALSPALVGYLADISNFAVSFSALIVSLTLGGLLVAFLKHLSNSQ
- a CDS encoding SDR family oxidoreductase, whose translation is MDLQLEDKTAFVSASSKGLGKASAKRLAKEGANVVISSRKQENVSQTRKEIISEAGVKDSQIYATICDLNDSVSIESAIEATTEEFGGLDILVNNHGGPPAVTFEAATEEQWDDAYVSVIKANIRLAQAGLPYLQQGDGGSLITVTSASAREPGSNHAISNVFRLGLYGLTKSIAHEYSPSVRANCITPRFVMTDRIKYKIERRAEHRDISIEEATESREQEVLLKRAGRPDEFADAVAFLASPRASYTTGSVFDVDGGWSRSVL
- a CDS encoding universal stress protein — encoded protein: MIVAAAIDGSRSSGHLVSEAAELADALGRELHVIHVMEQADMKQGTGDVEGPDARSIKQQAKDIAADTSSATSADFTPIGLIGQPVREVIEYTKVTI